The Actinomadura sp. WMMB 499 genome includes a window with the following:
- a CDS encoding helix-turn-helix transcriptional regulator, whose protein sequence is MRSAVETFERLRATPWLDRARAELRATGESSTAPAAPDALERLTPQELQVVRLAADGTSSREIAAQLFLSPRTVEYHLYKAYPKLGISSRKELSDFLEPA, encoded by the coding sequence TTGCGCTCTGCAGTAGAGACCTTCGAACGTCTTCGAGCGACGCCCTGGCTGGACCGCGCGCGCGCCGAACTGCGGGCGACGGGCGAATCCTCGACGGCCCCCGCCGCACCGGACGCGCTCGAACGGTTGACGCCGCAGGAACTCCAAGTCGTCCGGTTGGCGGCCGATGGCACCAGCAGCCGGGAGATCGCCGCACAACTGTTCCTGAGTCCTCGCACCGTCGAGTACCACCTGTACAAGGCGTACCCGAAGCTCGGGATCTCCTCGCGCAAAGAACTCTCCGACTTCCTGGAGCCCGCTTGA
- a CDS encoding AAA family ATPase, which produces MLYGRNTERTRIATLLDEARDHRRSAALLLRGEAGIGKSALLDDAGAALRAAGGAHVLRAVGVEAEANLAYAGLNQLLWNVRDRLDALPAAQSAALRTAFDAPGAPTDHRDRFTAGLAVLTLFADLAEESGPALCVVDDAQWLDDATAQALLFAARRLTADGVVMLFAARDAGFAGTGLPELLLERLTTPDAERMLADRDVPRAARARIIRESQGNPLALRELAAAGRRVPCNPDPLPVADRVTAAFRERIAELPDKTQLMLLIAAAEGRGHMPTLLRAAERLDAGLTDLTAAERAGLIDVSGRSVAFRHPLILTAAYQGAVATQRIAVHQAIADIADDPDCRVRHRASAALVPDEDIAQELQDAAERARNRTGYATASALYRQAAELTPGTQARAARLTAAADLTLQAGNTEEAEQLAASAERLTTDPAARARLGRLHATAESERGDPRAAVRMLTGHAAGAAPADRTAMLRDAATYAWTSGDAPSVLRIAADLPDDPYVQGLAHLIRGEHARGLPLLADLVARAAEPLRAAQIALITGDDRAVLDLTAAEADRCRRHGLVTALPGILQTRAHAQIMTGLHADAEASVAEALALAHDTGLTRRTGRLGAVLARVAAIEGDADRLRDLTRDAPPPAAATPTAPAPSSTSRSAATTTPCAASTASRTAPARSAPTRSSPPPTTSRPPSARAPPTSDAPPTGASARGPTPRTDRGRSQSPHAARPC; this is translated from the coding sequence GTGCTCTACGGGCGGAACACCGAACGAACGCGCATCGCCACCTTGCTCGACGAGGCCCGCGACCACCGCCGCAGCGCCGCCCTGCTGCTGCGCGGCGAGGCCGGCATCGGCAAGTCCGCGCTGCTGGACGACGCCGGCGCGGCGCTCCGCGCGGCCGGCGGCGCGCACGTCCTGCGCGCCGTCGGCGTCGAGGCAGAGGCCAACCTCGCCTACGCGGGCCTGAACCAGCTGCTCTGGAACGTCCGCGACCGGCTGGACGCGCTGCCCGCCGCCCAGTCCGCCGCGCTGCGCACCGCGTTCGACGCCCCCGGCGCGCCCACCGACCACCGCGACCGGTTCACCGCGGGACTCGCCGTCCTCACCCTCTTCGCCGACCTCGCCGAGGAGAGCGGGCCCGCCCTCTGCGTCGTCGACGACGCCCAGTGGCTCGACGACGCCACCGCGCAGGCCCTGCTGTTCGCCGCCCGCCGCCTCACCGCCGACGGCGTCGTCATGCTGTTCGCCGCCCGCGACGCCGGCTTCGCCGGCACCGGCCTGCCCGAGCTGCTCCTCGAGCGCCTCACCACCCCCGACGCCGAACGGATGCTCGCCGACCGGGACGTCCCGCGCGCCGCCCGCGCCCGCATCATCCGCGAGTCCCAGGGCAACCCCCTCGCCCTCCGCGAACTCGCCGCCGCCGGGCGGCGGGTGCCGTGCAACCCCGACCCGCTCCCCGTCGCCGACCGGGTCACCGCCGCGTTCCGCGAGCGCATCGCCGAACTCCCCGACAAGACCCAGCTCATGCTGCTGATCGCGGCCGCCGAGGGGCGCGGCCACATGCCCACGCTGCTGCGCGCCGCCGAACGCCTCGACGCCGGGCTCACCGACCTCACCGCCGCCGAACGCGCCGGGCTCATCGACGTGTCCGGACGCTCCGTCGCCTTCCGGCACCCGCTCATCCTCACGGCCGCCTACCAGGGCGCCGTCGCGACCCAGCGCATCGCCGTCCACCAGGCCATCGCCGACATCGCCGACGACCCCGACTGCCGGGTGCGGCACCGCGCGTCCGCCGCCCTGGTCCCCGACGAGGACATCGCCCAGGAACTGCAGGACGCCGCAGAGCGCGCGCGGAACCGCACCGGCTACGCCACGGCCTCCGCCCTCTACAGGCAGGCCGCCGAACTCACACCCGGCACCCAAGCGCGCGCGGCCCGCCTCACCGCCGCCGCCGACCTCACCCTCCAGGCGGGCAACACCGAGGAAGCCGAACAGCTCGCCGCGTCCGCCGAACGCCTCACCACCGACCCCGCCGCCCGCGCCCGCCTCGGCCGCCTCCACGCGACCGCCGAATCCGAACGCGGCGACCCCCGCGCCGCCGTCCGCATGCTCACCGGGCACGCCGCCGGCGCCGCGCCCGCCGACCGCACCGCGATGCTCCGCGACGCCGCCACCTACGCGTGGACGTCCGGCGATGCACCGTCCGTCCTGCGCATCGCCGCCGACCTGCCGGACGACCCGTACGTCCAGGGCCTCGCGCACCTGATCCGCGGCGAGCACGCCCGCGGCCTCCCGCTCCTCGCCGACCTCGTCGCCCGCGCCGCCGAACCGCTCCGCGCCGCCCAGATCGCGCTCATCACCGGTGACGACCGCGCCGTCCTCGACCTCACCGCCGCCGAAGCCGACCGCTGCCGCCGGCACGGCCTCGTCACCGCCCTCCCCGGCATCCTGCAGACCCGGGCCCACGCGCAGATCATGACCGGCCTGCACGCCGACGCCGAAGCCTCCGTCGCCGAGGCCCTCGCCCTCGCCCACGACACCGGCCTCACCCGCCGCACCGGCCGGCTCGGCGCCGTCCTCGCCCGCGTCGCCGCCATCGAGGGCGACGCGGACCGCCTCCGCGACCTCACCCGCGACGCCCCGCCCCCGGCGGCGGCTACGCCGACAGCGCCCGCGCCCTCCTCGACCTCGCGCTCGGCCGCCACGACGACGCCCTGCGCCGCCTCGACGGCATCGCGAACGGCCCCCGCGCGTTCGGCACCCACGCGATCCTCTCCGCCGCCGACCACGTCGAGGCCGCCGTCCGCGCGGGCACCCCCGACCTCGGACGCCCCGCCCACCGGCGCTTCCGCACGTGGGCCGACGCCTCGAACCGACCGTGGGCGCTCGCAGTCGCCGCACGCTGCGAGGCCCTGCTGA